One Oceanotoga teriensis genomic region harbors:
- a CDS encoding GGDEF domain-containing protein, with protein sequence MDKRKKVVYYILIITGILLTSYIPFEKFNIEFKYLIPLFLITYISDNLKIYWRYDRRLVSNIVGFTFSFILGLPYIFLNSFITFFRLKKSSLNGRLYVFLVYYNTYILSAIIAYKFDGILSIFLFLTLSKIFNSIIMNTLKTFDFNIFLLEYLHFLTLIPFSYFYLISDQYIIKMALITVNLLLSILYYLLIKLKNEKNDEIIKNQRLQKFNEITLKFSNILKQFSVKDTEYFVLDEIAKIIHSQLKYKHVLISMFDFKKNTVERITQKGLSENDFNKIKNKRVSIDKIMNLLDISNKYLETYFIPNNGNDKDYLFSLRNEVNINDSLKPSNLWRYDDLLLITLKNDMNDIIGYISCDEPESGLRPTKEELNILTVLTQLASITLENSYKYDEVINIAERDGLTKLYNHSKLFSDLKLFEKDGKNISIAFFDMDNFKSFNDNYGHLEGDKILKKISKLFKNNIRDNDRVYRYGGDEFVFIFNNIKKDKSKDIIKRFIEKTSSINSNITFSIGIADSSETSKYKELLDLADKRAYKSKKLGKDRITI encoded by the coding sequence ATGGATAAACGAAAAAAAGTTGTTTATTATATTTTAATCATAACTGGAATATTATTGACTTCTTATATTCCATTTGAAAAATTTAATATAGAGTTTAAATATTTAATACCATTATTTTTAATAACTTATATATCGGATAATTTAAAAATATATTGGCGATATGATAGAAGACTTGTTAGCAATATTGTTGGATTTACATTTTCCTTCATTTTAGGATTGCCATATATATTTTTAAATTCTTTTATAACTTTTTTTAGATTAAAAAAGAGTTCTTTAAATGGTAGGCTCTATGTATTTTTAGTATACTATAACACTTATATATTATCAGCTATCATAGCTTATAAATTTGATGGAATTCTCTCAATATTTTTATTTTTGACTTTATCAAAAATATTTAATTCCATAATAATGAATACTTTAAAAACTTTTGATTTTAATATTTTTTTATTAGAATACTTACATTTTTTAACTTTGATACCTTTTTCATATTTCTATTTAATTTCAGATCAATATATAATTAAAATGGCTCTGATAACAGTAAATTTATTATTATCTATCTTATATTATTTATTGATTAAATTAAAAAATGAAAAAAATGATGAAATAATAAAAAATCAAAGACTTCAAAAATTTAATGAAATAACTTTAAAATTCTCAAATATTTTAAAGCAGTTCAGTGTAAAAGATACTGAATATTTTGTTTTGGATGAAATTGCAAAAATTATTCATTCGCAGTTGAAATATAAACATGTTTTAATAAGTATGTTCGATTTTAAAAAAAATACTGTTGAAAGAATAACTCAAAAAGGTTTGAGCGAAAATGATTTTAATAAAATAAAAAATAAAAGAGTTAGTATAGATAAAATAATGAATTTACTCGATATCTCAAACAAATATCTTGAAACTTATTTCATCCCAAATAATGGCAATGATAAAGATTATCTTTTTTCTTTAAGAAATGAAGTAAATATAAATGATAGTTTAAAACCATCTAATCTATGGAGATATGATGATTTATTGTTAATAACTTTAAAAAATGATATGAATGATATAATTGGTTATATATCTTGTGATGAACCAGAATCAGGTCTTAGACCTACAAAAGAAGAATTAAATATTTTGACTGTATTGACTCAATTAGCATCTATAACTTTAGAAAATTCTTATAAATATGATGAGGTTATTAATATAGCTGAAAGAGATGGATTAACTAAATTATATAATCATTCAAAGCTATTTTCAGATTTAAAATTATTTGAAAAAGATGGGAAAAATATATCTATTGCTTTTTTTGATATGGATAATTTCAAATCCTTCAATGATAATTATGGACACTTAGAAGGAGATAAAATATTGAAAAAAATTTCTAAACTATTTAAAAACAATATAAGAGATAATGATAGAGTTTATAGATATGGTGGCGATGAATTTGTATTTATATTTAATAATATTAAAAAAGATAAATCTAAAGATATAATTAAAAGATTTATTGAGAAAACTTCTTCAATAAATTCAAATATAACTTTTTCAATAGGAATTGCTGACTCCTCTGAAACATCAAAATATAAAGAACTTTTAGATTTAGCCGATAAAAGAGCCTATAAATCTAAAAAACTTGGTAAAGATAGAATAACTATTTAA
- a CDS encoding ECF transporter S component, translated as MKTKKLTYTSMMLALVFISTLLIKIPVPITNGYIHLGDSMIFIASIIFGWKTGMISGGLGASMADLIGGYAFWALPTLIIKSIMAGIIGLFTKKKSKNIAFIMTILGIIIWILFSSIIYISLNNLKIDIKNDLNYSQKIINETGLDNIKNLDSTIKKIQNILLYISIIIPILSFILISIFRKRDKDLFNLNTFLGIIISGLWMVMSYYISGIFIYGNSIIPIFEIPWNITQFIGSAIIAILIVFSLNKLNLKIKL; from the coding sequence TTGAAAACAAAAAAATTAACTTATACATCAATGATGTTGGCATTAGTTTTTATATCAACACTTTTAATAAAGATACCAGTTCCAATAACCAATGGTTATATTCATCTTGGAGATTCTATGATATTTATAGCATCCATAATATTTGGATGGAAAACAGGAATGATATCTGGCGGATTGGGTGCCTCCATGGCTGATTTAATTGGAGGTTATGCATTTTGGGCATTACCAACTTTAATAATAAAATCTATAATGGCAGGAATAATTGGTCTATTCACAAAGAAAAAATCTAAAAACATTGCATTTATTATGACAATATTGGGAATTATAATATGGATATTATTTAGTTCAATTATTTATATATCTTTAAATAACTTAAAAATCGATATAAAAAATGATTTAAATTATTCACAAAAAATAATAAATGAAACTGGTTTAGATAACATCAAAAACCTTGATTCGACAATAAAAAAGATACAAAATATACTTCTATATATATCTATAATAATCCCAATTTTAAGTTTTATACTAATATCAATTTTTAGAAAAAGGGATAAAGATTTATTTAATTTAAATACCTTTTTAGGTATAATTATTTCTGGTCTTTGGATGGTGATGAGTTATTATATAAGTGGAATATTCATATATGGAAATTCTATAATACCTATATTTGAAATACCTTGGAATATAACTCAATTTATTGGAAGTGCTATAATAGCAATATTAATAGTATTTTCTTTGAATAAATTAAATTTAAAAATAAAATTATAA
- a CDS encoding S41 family peptidase, giving the protein MKKTIYLSIIFLILLITIFLIFFAGFIKISDKRIFYIGSKEKALKEFFEKEKYEIINDYKNKYKDDYLYYFVKDIVQSDYPYLNLKEKKYDFDWKDLSDFYIDKIKNTDNEDKKMYLLNEMISFLNDSNIKIDSNHDNFYNLTLPIKLKEFGNDIKIEAYNIHAIEFQDNIQIGDTLLKIDDIPIDEIIQEISSKTYYGKVKNGKDLILKKIFNLYNFYIKDEKYDSSTLTLKDSEQNEYTISQKYNPNDIYFKNNSFMINEYAYNSTKNNFEIFDKDIGYLKIGSFEDENFEDFIQNIELERTKGLIIDIRGNSEKSNEKNMFLLLSKFMNTNDEFLYKRIKNSEFLHIFGRNSNDYPNDIEFNGEFYPDIKLNYEPSNNKYDNPVILIIDNINYNSSDLFIYYFKNNSIGKVIGRNTIMNIGKTFDIKFDDIILKFPYLMYLNHYKEILEEYEIKPDIYIPYTDNEVRGEDIIYETSFNLILASIEQK; this is encoded by the coding sequence ATGAAGAAAACCATTTATTTATCAATAATTTTTTTGATATTACTTATAACTATTTTTCTTATCTTTTTTGCAGGTTTTATAAAAATATCTGATAAAAGAATATTTTATATTGGATCAAAAGAAAAAGCTTTAAAAGAATTCTTTGAAAAAGAAAAATATGAAATAATAAATGATTATAAAAATAAATATAAGGACGATTATTTATATTATTTTGTAAAAGATATAGTTCAGAGCGATTATCCTTATTTGAACTTAAAAGAAAAGAAATATGATTTCGATTGGAAAGATTTATCTGATTTTTATATCGATAAAATAAAAAATACTGATAATGAAGATAAAAAAATGTATTTATTGAATGAAATGATTAGTTTTTTAAATGATTCAAATATTAAAATAGATTCGAATCATGACAACTTTTATAATTTAACCCTTCCAATAAAATTAAAGGAATTTGGAAATGATATAAAAATAGAAGCTTATAATATTCATGCAATAGAATTTCAGGATAATATACAAATAGGTGACACTTTATTAAAAATAGATGATATTCCAATAGACGAAATCATCCAAGAAATCTCTTCAAAAACTTATTATGGAAAAGTCAAAAATGGTAAAGATTTAATATTAAAAAAAATTTTTAATCTTTATAATTTTTATATTAAAGATGAAAAATATGATTCTTCAACTCTAACATTAAAGGATTCAGAGCAAAATGAATATACTATTTCTCAAAAGTACAATCCAAATGATATATATTTTAAAAATAATTCTTTTATGATAAATGAATATGCTTATAATTCAACAAAAAACAATTTTGAAATATTTGATAAAGATATCGGTTATCTAAAAATAGGTTCTTTTGAAGATGAAAATTTTGAAGATTTCATTCAAAATATAGAACTTGAAAGAACTAAAGGATTGATAATAGATATAAGGGGTAACTCTGAAAAGAGCAATGAAAAAAATATGTTTTTGTTATTATCGAAGTTCATGAATACAAATGATGAATTTTTATATAAAAGAATTAAAAATTCTGAATTTTTACATATATTCGGGAGAAATTCTAATGATTATCCAAATGATATAGAATTCAATGGAGAATTTTATCCGGATATTAAACTAAATTATGAACCCTCAAATAATAAATATGATAATCCTGTAATACTTATAATAGATAATATAAACTATAATTCAAGTGATCTTTTCATATATTACTTTAAAAATAATAGTATTGGAAAAGTAATAGGTAGAAATACTATCATGAATATAGGTAAAACTTTTGATATTAAGTTTGATGATATTATTTTGAAATTTCCTTATTTAATGTATTTAAATCATTATAAAGAAATACTAGAAGAATACGAAATTAAACCAGATATATATATTCCTTATACGGATAATGAAGTTAGAGGAGAAGATATTATATATGAAACATCATTTAACTTAATATTGGCTTCAATTGAGCAAAAATAA
- a CDS encoding AraC family transcriptional regulator, which translates to MNWINILNDVINYIESNLNSEISHEEISKISCCSYYHFQKVFSYITGLSLGEYIRNRKMTLAAFDIQKDEGRIIDIAYKYGYASPNSFNKAFKSVHGIPPIKAKNNKAILNIFPKLSLSLEISGTEDVKYSIVEKESFKIIGNRISLSENMNENFKIVPNFWKKMINNDFINKLKEFNNNYPKGILGVNYFKNSRYIYYYISVSSNKKAPKNMYEINIPKSTWIIFKSEGDFEKSVQKIYTKFFKEWLPFSNYEYGKLPDIEVYPFDKSKNFEVWISIKNK; encoded by the coding sequence ATGAATTGGATAAACATTTTAAATGATGTAATAAACTATATAGAATCAAATTTGAATTCTGAGATCTCTCATGAAGAAATTTCTAAAATATCTTGCTGTTCTTATTATCATTTTCAAAAAGTTTTTTCATACATAACTGGTTTATCTTTGGGTGAATATATAAGAAATAGAAAAATGACTTTAGCTGCCTTCGATATACAAAAAGATGAAGGAAGAATCATTGATATTGCTTATAAATATGGATATGCCTCCCCAAATTCATTTAATAAAGCTTTTAAAAGTGTGCATGGTATTCCTCCAATAAAAGCAAAAAATAATAAAGCAATTTTAAATATATTCCCTAAGTTAAGTTTATCCCTTGAAATATCGGGAACAGAAGATGTTAAATATTCGATAGTAGAAAAAGAAAGTTTTAAAATTATAGGAAATAGAATTTCATTATCAGAAAATATGAATGAAAATTTTAAAATAGTCCCAAATTTTTGGAAAAAAATGATAAATAATGATTTTATAAATAAATTGAAAGAATTCAACAATAATTATCCAAAAGGTATATTAGGAGTTAATTATTTTAAAAATTCAAGATATATTTACTATTATATTTCAGTGTCGAGTAATAAAAAGGCTCCAAAAAATATGTATGAAATTAATATACCAAAATCAACTTGGATAATTTTCAAGTCAGAAGGAGATTTTGAAAAATCAGTTCAAAAAATTTATACTAAATTCTTTAAAGAATGGCTACCTTTTTCGAATTATGAATATGGTAAATTACCTGATATTGAAGTATATCCTTTTGACAAAAGCAAAAATTTTGAAGTGTGGATTTCTATAAAAAATAAATAA
- a CDS encoding GyrI-like domain-containing protein — protein sequence MNESITIENVEPLKVASINYEGILKGANKFFPKIFKSIKGQNNGAPFFNYYFFDKNNQMAKIELCVPTNEIPNNNSIESKTIKGGLFLCKTHKGSYSNLQKSYEELTIYAEEHNLKLSTPWREIFVKGPGLFLKGNEDNYITLIQIPILEE from the coding sequence ATGAATGAATCTATAACTATTGAAAATGTAGAACCATTAAAAGTCGCATCAATTAATTATGAAGGAATTTTGAAAGGAGCAAATAAATTTTTCCCAAAGATATTTAAATCAATAAAAGGGCAAAATAATGGAGCACCATTTTTTAATTATTATTTTTTTGATAAAAATAATCAAATGGCAAAAATAGAATTATGTGTTCCAACAAATGAAATTCCCAACAATAATTCTATCGAATCAAAAACTATTAAAGGAGGTTTATTTCTATGTAAAACACATAAAGGTTCTTATTCAAATTTACAAAAAAGTTATGAGGAATTAACTATTTATGCCGAAGAACATAATTTAAAATTGTCTACTCCTTGGAGAGAAATTTTTGTGAAAGGACCTGGATTATTTCTAAAAGGTAATGAAGATAATTATATAACTTTAATACAAATTCCTATTTTAGAGGAGTGA
- a CDS encoding ABC transporter ATP-binding protein yields the protein MIKIYIIESRNVTKKFKNGVKALNNFDLKVKEGQIFSLLGPNGAGKSTLIKILTTYYKYNSGEINIFGTDLINNSKEIRKNIACVSQNISVDNHLSLKENIIFQSHLYKIDRKESNRRMNDLINILKLEKYIDFPTKTYSGGIKRRLDIAINMISNPKILFLDEPTTGMDIESRKILWDIILKINKNYNTTIFLTTHYLEEADHLSDEICIMKDGKNIIQSSPDSLKYLTKKRVIKIEFTDMKNLENFEDLNKILKLNLRYEKKQNILFISIQNGKNIFKDLNNLLLKKDIDFKGISIIKPTLEEAFIDIINKDKEVNNNV from the coding sequence GTGATAAAAATATATATAATAGAATCTAGAAATGTAACGAAAAAATTTAAAAATGGTGTAAAAGCTTTAAATAATTTTGATTTGAAAGTAAAAGAAGGACAAATTTTTTCATTACTTGGACCAAATGGTGCTGGAAAATCTACTTTAATAAAAATACTCACAACTTATTATAAATATAATTCTGGTGAAATAAATATTTTTGGAACAGATCTTATAAATAATTCAAAAGAAATAAGAAAAAACATTGCTTGTGTATCTCAAAATATTTCTGTAGATAATCATTTATCTTTAAAAGAAAATATTATATTTCAAAGCCACCTTTATAAAATAGATAGAAAAGAATCTAATCGTAGAATGAATGATTTAATAAATATATTAAAATTAGAGAAATATATAGATTTTCCTACAAAAACTTATTCTGGAGGAATTAAAAGAAGATTGGATATTGCTATAAATATGATATCCAATCCCAAAATACTTTTTCTTGATGAACCTACAACTGGTATGGATATAGAATCTAGAAAGATATTATGGGATATAATATTAAAAATAAACAAAAATTATAATACTACTATATTTTTGACAACACATTATCTCGAAGAAGCTGATCATTTAAGCGATGAAATTTGTATAATGAAAGATGGTAAAAATATAATTCAATCATCTCCAGATAGTCTAAAATATTTAACTAAAAAAAGAGTTATTAAGATAGAGTTTACAGATATGAAAAATCTTGAAAATTTTGAAGATTTAAATAAAATTTTAAAATTAAATCTAAGATATGAAAAAAAACAAAATATATTATTTATAAGTATTCAAAATGGAAAAAATATTTTTAAAGATTTAAACAATCTTTTATTGAAAAAAGATATTGATTTTAAAGGAATCTCTATCATAAAACCTACCCTCGAAGAAGCTTTTATAGATATTATAAATAAAGATAAAGAGGTGAATAATAATGTTTAG
- a CDS encoding ABC transporter permease, whose translation MFSIMLRNMKWRFQNPISIIITIIQPLLWLILYSTVASQTMEKINISNYTAFVLPGIMFLVTFSSCSSGGIINFIMKSNGSFYRILISPIKRSSMILGQILEAILLSLLEIFILFFISLFFNVTISSGFIGFLCILVLIFLNAFFLSGLAYFISLKMPNEVIYETIMTLIVLPIFFLSSALFPIDNINGILKSIILFNPFTHFINLIRDLLFSNQIDYNMFFSVVILFSILSILIFLLSIFTLNKEINQ comes from the coding sequence ATGTTTAGTATTATGTTGAGAAATATGAAATGGAGATTTCAAAATCCAATTTCAATAATTATAACAATAATTCAACCTCTTTTATGGTTAATTCTATATAGTACAGTAGCATCTCAAACAATGGAAAAAATTAATATTTCGAATTATACTGCTTTTGTTTTACCTGGAATAATGTTTTTAGTGACATTTTCTTCTTGTTCAAGTGGTGGTATTATAAATTTCATAATGAAATCTAATGGAAGTTTTTATAGAATTTTGATATCTCCAATAAAAAGATCTTCTATGATTCTTGGACAGATATTAGAAGCTATTTTATTATCACTTTTAGAAATTTTTATATTGTTTTTTATATCTTTATTTTTTAATGTGACTATTAGTTCTGGATTTATAGGATTTCTTTGTATATTAGTATTAATATTTTTAAATGCTTTCTTTTTATCTGGATTAGCTTATTTTATAAGTTTAAAAATGCCAAATGAAGTAATATATGAAACTATAATGACTCTTATAGTATTACCAATATTTTTTTTAAGTTCTGCACTTTTTCCAATAGATAATATAAATGGTATTCTAAAATCTATTATACTATTTAATCCTTTTACCCATTTTATAAATTTAATAAGAGATCTTTTATTCTCAAATCAAATAGACTATAATATGTTTTTTTCAGTTGTGATCTTATTTTCAATTCTATCCATATTAATATTTTTACTTTCAATTTTTACATTAAATAAAGAAATAAATCAATAA
- a CDS encoding type III PLP-dependent enzyme produces the protein MKLTPLIKKAAETLDTPFLVLDLSYVKENYKKLKKAINNVDVFYAVKANSHTKILELLRDEGCSFDAASRGEIDKLLSLGVSPDKISFGNTIKKEIDIKFAWENGIEYYAVDSEMEVEKIARNAPNAKVYGRISTSSNDADWPLSDKFGTDVDHVIQILEYAHRKGLNAYGVSFHVGSQSYNKHKWKEAILNASEVFEKLAAKGINLKLLNLGGGMPVQHVKPIPMVEEIGEVINQSIEEYLGWVDGLKVFTEPGRSMVGNAGIMASKVLLRSIKGTKHWVYLDVGVFHGLMETIENFRYEVVVNNKENHETAEMTLAGPSCDSVDTIYDEIELPVDIDYNDIVYFINTGAYTIEYASPHFNGITPPKVFTVEELKEELQKYKIKSEEIMI, from the coding sequence ATGAAATTAACCCCTCTTATTAAAAAGGCAGCTGAAACACTTGATACACCATTTTTGGTATTAGATTTATCTTATGTAAAAGAAAATTATAAAAAATTAAAAAAAGCTATAAATAATGTTGATGTTTTTTATGCAGTAAAAGCTAATTCACATACAAAAATTTTAGAACTGTTAAGGGATGAAGGCTGTAGTTTTGATGCCGCATCAAGAGGTGAAATCGATAAATTATTATCTTTAGGAGTTTCTCCTGATAAAATAAGTTTTGGAAATACTATAAAAAAAGAAATAGATATAAAATTTGCTTGGGAAAATGGTATAGAATATTATGCTGTAGATTCTGAAATGGAAGTAGAAAAAATAGCAAGAAATGCTCCCAATGCAAAAGTATATGGAAGAATCTCAACCAGTTCAAATGATGCCGATTGGCCTTTATCTGACAAATTTGGAACAGATGTAGATCATGTTATACAAATACTTGAATATGCTCATAGAAAAGGTTTAAATGCTTATGGTGTTAGTTTTCATGTTGGTTCACAATCATATAATAAACATAAATGGAAAGAAGCTATATTAAATGCAAGTGAAGTATTTGAAAAACTTGCCGCAAAAGGTATAAACCTCAAACTTCTAAATTTAGGTGGAGGTATGCCAGTTCAACATGTTAAACCAATACCTATGGTTGAAGAAATAGGTGAGGTAATTAATCAATCTATTGAAGAATATCTTGGATGGGTTGATGGTTTGAAAGTATTCACTGAACCTGGAAGATCCATGGTTGGGAATGCAGGAATAATGGCTTCTAAAGTATTGTTAAGAAGTATAAAAGGAACAAAACACTGGGTATATCTTGATGTAGGTGTATTTCATGGTTTAATGGAAACAATTGAAAACTTTAGATATGAAGTAGTAGTAAATAATAAAGAAAATCATGAAACAGCTGAAATGACCCTCGCTGGTCCTTCATGTGATAGTGTAGATACTATATATGATGAAATAGAATTACCTGTTGATATAGATTATAATGATATAGTTTATTTTATAAATACTGGAGCTTATACAATAGAATATGCTTCACCACATTTTAATGGAATAACTCCACCAAAAGTTTTTACAGTGGAAGAATTGAAAGAAGAACTTCAAAAATATAAAATAAAATCTGAAGAAATTATGATATAA
- a CDS encoding lipoate--protein ligase family protein, with product MIRLIKDDYYSGEMNMAIDKVLSESINNFEDIIIRIYGWDRPTLSLGRNQKINNIDIEYIKNNNINVVRRPTGGRAVLHNDEITYLFSCSSKNEKLPKNIIKSYMEISKGLTNALLKLGIPCDVQKAKKEVLSKDICYDVPSIYEVTIDGKKLIGSAQYRNEKYVLQHGSIPIKFDYDNYINSFTLKNKEKMKEHLKKNVADINEYLNDEINFDQVLKNFGNEFSKIFDQEIYYENIKEEEIFEAKKIKNEFIIEL from the coding sequence ATGATAAGATTAATAAAAGATGATTATTATTCTGGTGAGATGAATATGGCAATAGATAAAGTTCTTTCAGAATCTATAAATAATTTTGAAGATATAATAATAAGAATATATGGATGGGATAGACCAACTTTATCATTAGGAAGGAATCAAAAGATAAATAATATAGATATAGAGTATATAAAAAATAATAATATAAATGTAGTTAGAAGACCTACAGGAGGAAGGGCAGTATTACATAATGACGAAATAACTTATTTGTTTTCATGTTCTTCTAAAAATGAAAAATTACCCAAAAATATAATTAAAAGCTATATGGAAATATCTAAGGGATTAACAAACGCTCTTTTAAAATTAGGTATTCCATGTGATGTACAAAAAGCAAAAAAAGAAGTTTTAAGCAAAGATATATGTTATGATGTACCTTCTATATATGAAGTTACTATAGATGGAAAAAAGCTTATAGGATCTGCTCAGTATAGAAATGAAAAATATGTTTTACAACATGGATCAATACCAATTAAATTTGATTATGATAATTATATAAATTCTTTTACCTTAAAGAATAAAGAAAAGATGAAAGAACATTTGAAAAAAAATGTTGCAGATATAAATGAATATCTCAACGATGAAATAAACTTTGATCAAGTATTAAAAAATTTTGGAAATGAATTTTCTAAAATATTTGATCAAGAAATATATTATGAAAATATTAAAGAAGAAGAAATTTTTGAAGCGAAAAAAATAAAAAATGAATTTATTATTGAATTATAA